In the Leptospira sp. WS4.C2 genome, one interval contains:
- a CDS encoding spore coat biosynthesis protein F, with amino-acid sequence MSGILSTRDCFAFIQARLGSTRLPKKILRCIPEESHTSVLDHIHNRLSTIFPKEQIVFLVPESDSELIDYLNLRNYQSFVGSEMDVRDRFRKASLTFNAKHIFRLTGDNPYIDLESIRYLYEALTTITDTHYSLSMLGLPLGMGVECFSQESLLYETEGPTPERYREHVSLHIKEYPEIHKQYRLHPPHLSHLTDISLNSLRITVDEPKDYELVCRLWNELGTKNSFFGAKEVILLTKEKREIFSINSSVAQVVFPLPKLSQKSKKVRIVSAEPSLFGSGHFERCKSLSLFLEMKGFHVELSTKVDSNSPNLPHILDVRENEFVLANQFYIDNLNHLPKEPNASFFLPNPLAPNTNEEVISYFSSPLSELDWRKPTIPGRLLVYAGNLNHKGSEQIDTYLLQFLNQTNRNSSPNIDSVTRIGGTQATAEKIKYLPRVSYIEFLKEIQSSEFVLTYFGQTMMESVANGKKVSLVGITPIHESLGEFAEKEMGIPYVGSLTYLPQNQSFPKSFPHSKIKLVRDAHLKILKWLESIYES; translated from the coding sequence ATGAGTGGTATACTTTCAACGCGTGATTGTTTTGCCTTCATTCAGGCAAGACTAGGATCTACTCGACTTCCTAAAAAAATTCTAAGATGTATCCCAGAGGAGTCACATACCTCTGTCCTAGACCATATCCACAATCGACTTTCTACCATCTTTCCGAAAGAACAGATCGTTTTTTTAGTTCCTGAAAGTGATAGCGAACTTATCGATTATTTAAATCTCAGAAACTACCAATCCTTTGTTGGTTCCGAAATGGATGTACGCGATCGTTTTCGCAAAGCAAGTCTTACGTTTAATGCTAAACATATTTTTCGATTAACAGGCGATAATCCCTATATTGATTTGGAATCCATTCGCTATTTGTATGAAGCTTTAACCACGATCACCGATACCCATTATAGTCTTTCTATGTTAGGTCTTCCGCTCGGGATGGGTGTCGAGTGTTTTTCACAAGAGTCTCTACTGTATGAAACGGAAGGTCCGACCCCTGAAAGATACAGGGAACATGTTTCCCTCCATATCAAAGAATATCCAGAAATCCACAAACAATATAGACTTCATCCACCACATCTCAGTCATTTAACGGATATTAGCCTAAATTCCCTTCGGATCACGGTAGACGAACCAAAAGATTATGAACTCGTTTGTCGATTATGGAACGAATTAGGAACCAAAAATTCTTTTTTTGGAGCAAAAGAAGTCATTCTACTAACAAAAGAAAAACGTGAAATTTTTTCGATTAATTCCTCTGTAGCACAAGTGGTTTTCCCACTTCCCAAGTTAAGCCAAAAATCAAAGAAAGTGCGAATCGTTTCTGCAGAACCATCATTATTTGGAAGTGGACACTTTGAACGATGTAAATCTCTATCTTTGTTTTTAGAAATGAAAGGTTTCCATGTAGAACTTTCTACAAAAGTCGATTCCAATTCGCCAAACTTACCGCATATTTTGGATGTTCGCGAAAACGAGTTTGTTTTGGCTAACCAGTTTTATATTGATAATCTCAATCATCTACCAAAAGAACCCAATGCTAGTTTCTTTTTACCCAATCCATTAGCTCCAAACACCAATGAAGAGGTTATCTCCTATTTTAGTTCCCCACTCTCCGAGTTGGATTGGAGGAAACCTACGATCCCGGGACGATTACTAGTATATGCAGGAAATCTCAATCACAAAGGATCAGAACAAATTGATACATATCTATTACAGTTTTTAAACCAAACCAATAGAAACTCTTCGCCTAATATAGATTCAGTGACAAGAATCGGAGGAACTCAAGCAACAGCAGAAAAAATAAAATACCTTCCCCGAGTTTCTTATATAGAATTTTTAAAAGAAATTCAGTCTTCCGAATTTGTGCTGACCTATTTTGGCCAAACCATGATGGAATCTGTGGCCAATGGAAAAAAAGTTTCTTTAGTTGGGATCACGCCGATTCACGAATCCTTAGGTGAGTTTGCAGAAAAGGAAATGGGGATTCCCTACGTAGGATCTCTCACCTATTTACCTCAAAATCAAAGTTTCCCAAAGTCTTTTCCTCATTCAAAAATAAAATTAGTTCGCGATGCTCACTTAAAAATTTTGAAATGGTTAGAATCAATTTATGAAAGCTAA
- a CDS encoding spiro-SPASM protein has protein sequence MMNRKDYNPSFAVVYLDSQSIQFLNQNFKEELWDEFLGRLTKVFPGIQIHTNTNVPLSEKINSSSLKNKINLHEDVSKEHEFLLKLGKLLPESQFKDPDWDEVCFLYFTGISPLLDTQLTEKAWGRHKNFFSQYSYSENLPPGLTPTIITREFLTSLPDTLATDVHSFFLKNINQYDVDIFFQAPDLRQLRLDFRLASIRSSNLIEGLLSHGELRYEDLLPKLKENPELFRSAPSYLEWEIYKGCEFKCIFCPREFVDTTNDGSFVSFEDVKKTISKLNVELISPITVSLTGNGEPLLHPEFKSVVTEILKLEVLTELIIETALYTNTESLLSLIKGLDPLEKEKLCIIVNVTTLKPEVYKSLYGNSDLENVLRTIDQLAEILPNKSLHVQMIKMKEVEEEIDPYFTFFEKKGINIILQKYNTFANKLPERRVSDLTPIHRDYCWHLVRDLSISVNGDVSICKQNQSEVIGNLYSESFNDVWRKGLEFFKYSFNSEHGKISAPCLNCDEWYTFNA, from the coding sequence ATGATGAACCGTAAGGACTATAACCCAAGTTTTGCGGTAGTCTATTTGGACTCCCAATCAATTCAGTTTTTAAATCAAAACTTTAAAGAGGAATTGTGGGACGAGTTCCTTGGTAGGTTGACCAAAGTATTTCCCGGAATACAAATCCATACCAATACAAATGTTCCGCTTTCTGAAAAAATCAATTCCAGTTCCCTAAAAAACAAAATCAATCTCCATGAAGATGTTTCCAAAGAACATGAATTTTTACTCAAACTAGGAAAACTTTTACCCGAGTCTCAATTCAAAGATCCGGACTGGGATGAAGTTTGTTTTCTCTATTTTACAGGAATTTCTCCACTTCTGGACACTCAGCTAACAGAAAAAGCATGGGGCCGTCATAAAAATTTTTTCAGTCAGTATTCTTATTCAGAAAACTTACCTCCGGGACTCACACCTACCATCATCACACGTGAATTTTTAACTTCGTTACCGGATACATTGGCTACCGATGTGCACTCATTTTTTTTAAAGAACATCAACCAATATGATGTCGATATTTTTTTCCAAGCACCTGACCTACGCCAATTGCGACTCGACTTTCGCTTGGCTTCGATTCGTTCTTCCAATCTCATCGAAGGATTGTTATCTCATGGAGAACTACGATATGAGGATCTACTTCCTAAACTAAAAGAAAATCCGGAGCTATTTCGCAGTGCTCCTTCTTACTTGGAATGGGAAATTTATAAAGGTTGTGAATTCAAATGTATATTTTGTCCGCGTGAGTTTGTTGATACCACCAACGATGGAAGTTTTGTTTCTTTTGAGGATGTGAAAAAAACCATTTCCAAACTTAATGTAGAACTCATATCCCCGATTACCGTCAGCCTTACCGGAAATGGCGAACCCCTCCTGCACCCTGAATTTAAATCGGTTGTCACTGAAATTTTAAAACTAGAGGTTTTAACAGAACTCATCATTGAAACTGCACTTTATACAAATACTGAATCACTACTCTCTCTCATCAAAGGTCTGGATCCACTCGAGAAAGAAAAACTTTGTATCATTGTCAATGTTACGACCCTTAAACCAGAAGTTTACAAATCCTTATATGGAAATTCGGACTTGGAGAATGTCTTAAGGACAATTGACCAACTTGCAGAAATTCTTCCAAATAAGTCATTACATGTTCAAATGATCAAAATGAAAGAAGTAGAAGAGGAGATAGATCCCTACTTTACTTTTTTTGAGAAAAAAGGAATCAATATCATCTTACAAAAATACAATACCTTTGCGAACAAACTTCCCGAACGTAGGGTAAGTGATCTTACTCCAATTCATAGAGATTATTGTTGGCATTTGGTTCGTGACTTATCGATTTCTGTCAATGGAGATGTTTCCATATGCAAACAAAACCAATCAGAAGTAATAGGAAATTTGTATTCCGAATCATTCAATGATGTTTGGCGAAAGGGTTTAGAGTTTTTTAAGTATAGTTTTAATAGTGAACATGGGAAAATTTCCGCTCCTTGTTTGAATTGCGATGAGTGGTATACTTTCAACGCGTGA
- a CDS encoding putative peptidyl-prolyl cis-trans isomerase produces the protein MQKGSRMYRVFVLFFAPVLLLSLLFAPNQSLNSYESLNSVLAIVGPKSISTLDYEEGIERYKNLSRFFPNYRKKGSLHAQVIDFLIDRAVVDNVADEESIQINEKRIEAEIQKRMEAQGISDLEQFKKAVQTQFNLPYDVWLEDLPYQIKKGQLLQIKVSPPLPSEQEILAWYNKNKAKVGSEFKFREIVLSPANASIDEETRVFNELTEIKNKSLKDPSFFKLVASGPRNESRYRLNGGLVNWVPTFELFKTHPTTASVLSQVGGPGKISEVFRDDRKRYCLVYIEGMRPTPLDAVRKGIQGFLFREKEQTSFEEWVATTRKNTSISIFDPIYIKEHNISNPEEKYNID, from the coding sequence ATGCAAAAAGGATCACGAATGTATCGAGTTTTCGTTTTATTTTTTGCACCGGTTCTTCTCTTAAGCCTTTTATTTGCCCCTAACCAGAGTTTAAATTCCTACGAATCCTTAAATTCGGTTCTAGCGATTGTGGGACCCAAATCCATTTCTACTTTGGATTATGAAGAAGGAATCGAACGTTATAAAAACCTTTCCCGATTCTTTCCGAACTATCGCAAAAAAGGATCCCTCCACGCTCAGGTCATCGATTTTTTAATCGATCGAGCTGTGGTGGACAATGTTGCCGATGAGGAATCCATTCAGATCAATGAAAAACGCATCGAAGCAGAAATCCAAAAACGGATGGAAGCACAGGGGATTAGCGACCTAGAACAATTTAAAAAAGCAGTCCAAACCCAGTTTAATTTGCCTTATGATGTTTGGTTGGAAGATTTACCGTACCAAATTAAAAAAGGCCAACTCCTACAAATTAAGGTAAGTCCCCCCTTACCTTCAGAACAAGAAATTCTTGCTTGGTATAACAAAAACAAGGCGAAGGTGGGGTCTGAGTTTAAATTTAGAGAAATTGTTTTGTCACCAGCGAATGCATCCATTGATGAAGAAACTCGAGTTTTTAACGAACTCACGGAAATAAAAAACAAATCCTTAAAAGATCCATCCTTCTTTAAACTAGTAGCCTCTGGCCCAAGGAATGAATCGAGGTATCGTTTGAACGGTGGATTGGTCAACTGGGTTCCGACTTTTGAATTATTTAAAACACATCCAACCACTGCCTCCGTATTATCTCAAGTAGGTGGTCCAGGTAAAATTTCTGAAGTATTTCGAGATGATCGCAAACGGTATTGTTTGGTTTATATTGAAGGAATGAGACCCACCCCTTTGGATGCCGTCAGAAAAGGAATCCAAGGGTTTTTATTTAGAGAAAAGGAACAAACCTCTTTTGAAGAATGGGTGGCCACTACTCGCAAAAATACATCTATTTCGATCTTTGATCCCATCTATATCAAAGAACACAACATCAGTAACCCGGAAGAAAAATACAACATAGACTGA
- a CDS encoding aspartate kinase — protein MSSKIVVQKYGGTSVGDTTKIQNVARRIKRYHDEGQKVAVVVSAMGHTTDELVDLADQISKNPPKREMDMLLSTGEQVSIALLAIALNEQGVPAQSFTGSQLKILTDGNFSNGKIEMIDRSRIDEAFNKGKVVIVAGFQGIDKDENIVTLGRGGSDTSAVALAAALGADECEIYTDVDGVYTADPRKIPTAKMHKQITYEEMLELASLGAGVLHSRSVELGMNYNVVIHVRSSFHDKPGTLVMSEDKIMEKMKVSGVTAKGDQARVTIADVKDKPGIAADLFTQLANKDVIVDVIVQSSPRDGINTISFTIAKKDLSAAKPIIEAYAKEHGNGKAEFDENISIVSAVGVGMKSHVGVAAKMFQSLAEKNINIEMISTSEIKISCVIKQNQAEDAVKALHTTFIG, from the coding sequence ATGTCATCGAAAATCGTTGTCCAAAAATACGGTGGAACCTCCGTTGGTGACACCACTAAAATCCAAAATGTGGCCAGACGTATCAAACGTTACCACGACGAAGGCCAAAAAGTTGCCGTTGTAGTTTCTGCAATGGGACATACTACAGACGAACTTGTAGATCTGGCTGATCAGATTTCTAAAAATCCTCCGAAACGAGAAATGGACATGTTGCTCTCTACGGGCGAACAAGTGTCGATTGCTCTTCTAGCCATTGCCCTGAATGAACAAGGAGTTCCTGCTCAGTCCTTTACCGGCTCTCAATTAAAAATTCTAACCGATGGAAACTTCTCTAACGGAAAGATTGAAATGATCGATCGCTCTCGTATCGATGAAGCATTTAACAAAGGAAAGGTGGTCATCGTTGCCGGTTTCCAAGGAATTGATAAAGACGAAAATATTGTCACCCTTGGTCGCGGTGGAAGTGATACTTCTGCTGTGGCTCTTGCCGCCGCACTTGGTGCCGATGAATGTGAAATTTATACAGATGTGGATGGTGTTTACACTGCTGACCCACGTAAAATTCCAACCGCAAAGATGCACAAACAAATTACATACGAAGAGATGTTGGAACTGGCAAGTCTTGGTGCTGGGGTCCTTCACTCACGGAGTGTGGAATTAGGTATGAACTATAACGTGGTGATCCACGTACGATCCAGTTTCCACGACAAACCGGGAACTTTAGTGATGAGTGAGGACAAAATTATGGAAAAAATGAAAGTAAGTGGAGTCACAGCCAAAGGTGACCAAGCCCGAGTGACCATTGCTGACGTTAAGGACAAACCGGGAATCGCTGCGGATTTGTTTACTCAATTAGCAAATAAAGATGTGATTGTAGATGTCATTGTCCAATCGTCTCCTAGAGATGGAATCAATACCATTTCCTTTACGATTGCAAAAAAAGACCTATCTGCTGCCAAACCAATCATCGAAGCTTATGCAAAAGAGCATGGAAATGGTAAGGCAGAGTTCGATGAAAATATTTCTATTGTATCTGCGGTAGGTGTCGGTATGAAATCGCATGTAGGAGTGGCCGCTAAAATGTTCCAATCACTTGCGGAAAAAAACATCAACATTGAAATGATTTCCACTTCTGAGATTAAAATTTCCTGCGTCATCAAACAAAACCAAGCAGAAGATGCAGTAAAGGCTTTACATACCACGTTCATCGGGTAG
- a CDS encoding acyl-CoA desaturase, producing MNSSSTVEPVVKERAPLLFLILFFLVQATVLTVFTVPFAWSLVWVAVGSYFLRMFGITAAYHRYFSHASFKTSRVFQFVLAWIGAMAMQKGPLWWAAHHRNHHKYSDTEKDIHSPSRKGFWYSHMFWFLRDDYNDYEAKLIPDFYKYPELRFLDRYHWIAPLSYAVLLYAVGGWGWLVYGYAVSTFVLGHATWTINSLSHVYGSVRYDSRDTSKNNLWLALLTMGEGWHNNHHYYCSSANQGFYWYEIDVSYYILKTLSWFGIVWDLKKTPKKVLEEGLVRDLEQKERKRLVQESKQPAKLKNKVGVLST from the coding sequence ATGAATTCTTCTTCTACCGTTGAGCCAGTTGTCAAAGAACGGGCTCCTTTACTTTTTTTAATTTTGTTCTTTTTGGTCCAGGCGACTGTCCTAACAGTTTTTACCGTTCCCTTTGCTTGGTCGCTTGTTTGGGTGGCTGTTGGATCCTACTTTCTTAGGATGTTCGGAATCACTGCCGCCTACCATCGTTACTTTTCCCACGCTTCCTTTAAAACCTCTCGGGTTTTCCAATTTGTTTTGGCTTGGATTGGGGCGATGGCTATGCAGAAAGGTCCTCTTTGGTGGGCGGCTCATCACAGAAACCATCACAAGTATTCCGATACAGAAAAGGACATCCATTCCCCCAGTCGAAAAGGGTTTTGGTACTCCCATATGTTTTGGTTTCTCCGAGATGATTATAACGATTACGAAGCCAAACTGATTCCTGATTTTTATAAATATCCGGAACTTCGATTTTTAGACCGTTACCATTGGATTGCCCCTTTGAGTTATGCGGTTTTACTGTATGCAGTCGGTGGATGGGGATGGCTTGTCTACGGGTATGCAGTATCTACCTTCGTTTTGGGACACGCTACCTGGACAATCAACTCCTTATCACATGTGTACGGGTCGGTTCGTTATGATTCTAGAGACACAAGTAAAAACAATCTATGGCTTGCTCTACTTACCATGGGGGAAGGTTGGCATAACAACCACCACTACTACTGTTCTTCTGCAAATCAAGGTTTCTATTGGTATGAAATCGATGTTTCGTATTATATTTTAAAAACACTAAGTTGGTTTGGAATTGTTTGGGACTTAAAAAAAACACCGAAGAAGGTTTTAGAAGAGGGCCTAGTTCGTGACCTCGAACAAAAAGAAAGAAAACGTTTAGTACAAGAGTCTAAACAACCGGCTAAGTTAAAAAATAAAGTGGGAGTGCTTTCTACTTAA
- a CDS encoding LEA type 2 family protein, protein MVRRLLFLFAFVSSFTFTHCLSDTKKNLESLKACKFDLVDVRIDLKPNPNFPLIPLVDLYPQISVQNPNDTKVSIYKFDLEIQLITANGKEYIGKLQNETPLEVDPNSESMVVLKLVPEQKQSILPKLFVLARQLSEAAKRGEDAEFEIYGTVEVDSVLGKLPIPVREVSRIKLKK, encoded by the coding sequence TTGGTCCGTAGATTATTATTTTTATTCGCTTTCGTATCTTCCTTTACCTTCACTCATTGTTTGAGTGATACAAAGAAGAATTTAGAAAGTCTAAAGGCGTGTAAGTTTGATTTGGTGGATGTTCGTATTGACTTAAAACCAAATCCAAACTTTCCGTTAATTCCTTTAGTGGATTTGTATCCACAAATTTCAGTTCAGAATCCAAACGATACCAAGGTTAGTATTTATAAATTTGATTTAGAAATCCAACTCATCACTGCGAATGGAAAAGAATACATTGGAAAACTCCAAAACGAAACTCCCTTAGAGGTTGATCCAAATTCAGAATCCATGGTAGTATTGAAACTCGTTCCCGAACAAAAACAATCCATTCTTCCCAAACTTTTTGTTTTGGCAAGACAACTCTCCGAGGCAGCAAAACGCGGAGAAGATGCGGAATTCGAAATCTATGGCACAGTCGAAGTGGACAGTGTGTTGGGAAAACTTCCCATTCCCGTTCGGGAAGTCTCTCGGATCAAACTTAAAAAATGA
- a CDS encoding zinc-binding dehydrogenase has product MTEWDEMKAVTILKYDESEPQLELREKEIPTPKENEVRIKIHLSPINPSDLMFIRGLYGFKKKAPVSAGFEASGIVDAVGSAIKTLKVGMNVSCVAPQNDGSWAEYMITTEDNCLPLVDGVTLDEGSSFFVNPMTAWAMVSRCTKEGHPAMIQTAAASALGKMVVRLCKERGIPLINVVRKKEQEDSLLAIGAENILNSSTPNYQKDLYKISKKLNATYAIDAVAGETAQSLVECMPYGSKIVCYGALSEKPFAVNAGIMLFQNKKIEGFWLSSWIYEIGLEEFQKQAKEAQKFLKTVFQTKINKRFKFEEYKEGLEFYKQHMTEGKVVFGP; this is encoded by the coding sequence ATGACTGAATGGGATGAGATGAAAGCAGTCACCATCCTAAAATACGACGAATCCGAACCACAATTAGAACTCAGGGAAAAAGAAATTCCTACACCCAAAGAAAATGAAGTTCGGATCAAAATCCATCTTTCTCCCATCAATCCCTCCGACCTCATGTTCATTCGTGGGCTCTATGGTTTCAAAAAGAAAGCACCCGTGTCTGCGGGATTCGAAGCCAGTGGAATTGTGGATGCCGTAGGAAGTGCCATCAAAACTCTAAAAGTGGGAATGAATGTCTCCTGTGTGGCTCCTCAAAATGATGGATCCTGGGCCGAATATATGATTACCACCGAAGACAACTGTTTGCCGTTAGTGGATGGAGTGACTCTTGACGAAGGATCTAGTTTTTTTGTAAACCCAATGACTGCTTGGGCTATGGTATCTCGTTGCACAAAAGAAGGACATCCTGCCATGATCCAAACTGCCGCTGCCAGTGCTCTGGGTAAAATGGTAGTGCGGCTTTGTAAGGAACGTGGAATTCCACTAATCAATGTTGTGCGAAAAAAAGAACAAGAAGATAGCCTTCTTGCCATTGGAGCAGAAAATATTCTCAACTCCTCTACTCCCAACTACCAAAAAGATTTATATAAAATTTCCAAAAAACTAAATGCAACTTATGCTATAGATGCAGTGGCCGGAGAAACAGCACAATCCCTTGTGGAATGTATGCCTTATGGATCAAAAATTGTATGTTATGGTGCTTTGTCAGAAAAACCATTTGCGGTGAATGCCGGAATCATGTTGTTTCAAAACAAAAAGATCGAAGGGTTTTGGTTATCCTCTTGGATTTATGAAATTGGGTTGGAAGAATTTCAAAAACAAGCCAAAGAAGCACAAAAGTTTTTAAAAACCGTTTTCCAAACCAAAATCAACAAACGATTTAAGTTTGAGGAATACAAAGAAGGTTTGGAGTTTTATAAACAACATATGACCGAAGGGAAGGTAGTATTTGGTCCGTAG
- a CDS encoding MlaD family protein codes for MKSKKLSKETLTGIVFFSILVFAFFTTVIEPDRPAKKYPYRLSLFYSRIDGIKEGTEVRILGIQKGYVAHIDSRPLIDVPDRRFLDHNMDHAIELHIALEDPLTLWDNYEVDFQTITLFSGRIININPGSSDGKRPFFKPTFREGEKSPDYLPSARYFDDFFKATSVTMEENRSDLRQITLDFRSITDKLNHTEGTIPKLIGDTEMYDELLATIQDAETIGKEGRRYMESSRNLENTMPIPFLITASYYGRTTPITGRRIGPQN; via the coding sequence GTGAAATCAAAAAAGTTATCGAAGGAAACCCTAACAGGAATCGTTTTTTTTTCTATTTTGGTCTTTGCTTTTTTCACCACCGTCATTGAACCGGATCGTCCTGCCAAAAAATATCCTTATCGGTTATCCCTTTTTTACTCTAGAATTGATGGAATCAAAGAAGGTACTGAGGTCCGGATTTTAGGAATTCAAAAAGGGTATGTTGCCCATATCGATTCTAGGCCACTCATTGATGTACCGGATCGTCGTTTTTTAGACCATAACATGGATCATGCGATTGAGCTCCATATTGCCTTGGAAGATCCCTTAACTCTATGGGACAATTATGAAGTGGATTTCCAAACCATCACTTTATTTTCGGGAAGGATCATCAATATCAATCCCGGTAGTTCCGATGGAAAAAGACCTTTTTTCAAACCAACATTTCGAGAGGGGGAAAAATCTCCTGACTATTTGCCCTCTGCCAGGTATTTTGATGATTTTTTTAAAGCCACTTCCGTCACTATGGAAGAAAATCGTTCGGATCTCAGGCAAATCACATTGGATTTTCGTTCGATCACCGATAAATTAAATCATACAGAAGGCACAATTCCCAAATTAATCGGTGATACAGAAATGTATGATGAACTTCTTGCGACGATTCAGGACGCAGAAACGATAGGAAAAGAAGGAAGGCGTTATATGGAAAGTTCCAGAAATTTGGAGAATACCATGCCGATTCCTTTTTTGATTACAGCATCGTATTACGGACGTACAACGCCAATTACGGGAAGAAGGATTGGACCACAAAATTAA
- a CDS encoding glycosyltransferase encodes MKVAIIHDWLTGMRGGEIVLDSLLKAFPEADLFTLFYSKGKLNERIESRKITTAFTNNLPFKEKYYRYYLPIFPTAIESLDLKGYDVVISSSHCVAKGVIPHPDTFHLSYIHSPMRYVWDMYYDYFPNRKGFKFFLLQSIANYLRTWDAASANRVDYFTCNSHFVGRRIQKYYRRDYKIVYPPCLPQDFRVHDNSKDDYYLMVSAFAPYKKIDLAIEAFRENGKPLILVGGGQEEGKLVKNLPKNILWKKGLPRTEVIELYKKARGFIFPGMEDFGITPVESQAYATPVIAYGKGGALESVKEDRTGVFFKEQTVKSLNDAIQRAEKIQFKRGDFQNSINRFTEEKFVSEIRKVVDRHK; translated from the coding sequence ATGAAAGTTGCAATTATACATGATTGGCTCACCGGTATGCGCGGTGGAGAAATAGTGCTCGATAGTTTATTAAAAGCATTTCCCGAAGCGGATTTATTTACTCTTTTTTATTCCAAAGGAAAACTAAACGAAAGGATAGAAAGTCGTAAGATCACAACTGCGTTTACAAACAACCTTCCTTTTAAAGAAAAATACTATCGTTACTATTTACCTATATTTCCCACAGCCATTGAATCTTTGGATCTCAAAGGGTATGATGTGGTGATTAGTTCTTCGCATTGTGTTGCCAAAGGAGTCATTCCTCATCCAGATACCTTCCATTTGAGTTATATCCATAGCCCCATGCGTTATGTTTGGGATATGTATTATGATTATTTTCCTAACAGAAAAGGTTTTAAGTTTTTTCTATTACAATCGATAGCCAACTACCTTCGTACATGGGATGCTGCTTCTGCCAACCGAGTGGATTATTTTACATGTAACTCTCATTTTGTGGGAAGACGGATCCAAAAGTATTATAGACGCGATTATAAAATTGTTTATCCCCCTTGTTTGCCACAAGATTTCCGAGTCCATGACAATTCCAAAGACGACTATTATCTGATGGTTTCGGCCTTTGCTCCTTACAAAAAAATTGATTTAGCCATTGAAGCTTTTCGCGAGAATGGAAAACCGCTCATCCTTGTTGGTGGTGGCCAGGAAGAGGGGAAACTTGTCAAAAATTTACCCAAAAACATCCTTTGGAAAAAGGGCCTCCCTCGCACCGAAGTAATTGAACTCTACAAAAAGGCCCGTGGGTTTATCTTTCCGGGTATGGAAGACTTCGGAATCACTCCGGTTGAGTCTCAAGCTTATGCCACTCCGGTCATTGCTTACGGGAAAGGCGGTGCCTTGGAGTCAGTCAAAGAGGACCGAACCGGGGTATTTTTTAAAGAACAGACCGTAAAATCCTTAAATGATGCCATCCAAAGGGCAGAAAAGATCCAGTTCAAACGCGGAGATTTCCAAAATTCCATCAATCGATTTACGGAAGAAAAATTCGTAAGCGAAATTCGAAAGGTAGTCGATAGACATAAGTAG
- a CDS encoding flagellar FlbD family protein, which translates to MVILHRLKGAEFVLNADLIETIEANPDTIITLVNEKKFIVQEPVAEVVEKVVAYQTRIHNLPRVGVKMPEET; encoded by the coding sequence CTGGTCATACTACATCGACTCAAAGGTGCGGAATTTGTTCTCAATGCAGACTTGATTGAGACCATCGAAGCAAACCCGGATACAATCATCACTCTTGTGAACGAGAAGAAATTCATTGTACAAGAGCCTGTTGCGGAAGTTGTGGAAAAGGTAGTCGCCTACCAAACGAGAATCCACAATCTCCCCCGAGTCGGTGTGAAGATGCCTGAGGAAACATAA